Proteins from one Sander lucioperca isolate FBNREF2018 chromosome 16, SLUC_FBN_1.2, whole genome shotgun sequence genomic window:
- the LOC118493404 gene encoding uncharacterized protein LOC118493404, whose product MDEGRSLPKRPWDTCREVPVIEDEQTPWKMIKLLKIITLCVVALIVFGLAVCSKTSFLLLITLSNEGTKTLPPEQKPVTLLCIGCALITSSVLLLQKSLWKACYKSSKLPAKKTVALVLFFEFLVAMGAAILTIVAMPHLDIVTNVTILNGVAVISALLQVITQCSAKERNRFLLPSIIAFVLILLGYALFLFLYIMKDPTDFKMIIWVGLAVGASFLVSFNWWEGYLRLISKSSSSVFLRELCRDMRRCQNMLNILTSLLRIAVTTCVIGAYVPLVKMDWNIVTSLPSREAKIIAIIIGVQLISSALCHWFSLVACKMHALRRCFILPLYLASLAVIVLFVVPVIVYYQDYRTSLNGTSINFSGYCNQVVDGRNPSLNGSVFPQLVLDVTHTLCFLDMSKIADIGLLTGSALSWWLGLVLATLHLWYLSLYRIQRTQDLFMRRLYEGGFLEQSLLLNTRFDIQTTAKQKKFTPLDPVKVFLCATMWHETYDEMMKMLISIFRLDKYRPKKEGEKSDVNLSY is encoded by the exons ATGGATGAAGGCAGGAGCTTACCTAA GAGGCCGTGGGATACCTGCCGCGAGGTTCCCGTCATTGAAGATGAGCAGACGCCATGGAAGATGATCAAACTGCTAAAGATCATTACTCTCTGTGTGGTTGCCTTGATTGTGTTTGGGTTGGCTGTTTGTAGcaag ACgtctttcctcctcctcatcacctTGTCCAATGAAGGCACCAAGACCCTCCCACCTGAGCAGAAACCCGTCACTCTGCTGTGTATCGGCTGCGCTCTCATCACCTCCAGTGTGCTCCTCTTACAAAAGAGTCTCTGGAAGGCGTGTTACAAATCCTCAAAGCTACCAGCCAAAAAAACTGTAGCTTTG GTCCTGTTCTTTGAGTTCCTGGTGGCTATGGGTGCAGCGATTCTCACCATAGTGGCAATGCCACACTTGGACATCGTGACCAACGTGACGATTCTGAATGGTGTAGCCGTCATCTCCGCGCTCCTACAAGTGATCACTCAGTGCTCTGCCAAAGAAAGGAACCGCTTCCTGCTGCCGTCCATCATCGCCTTTGTCCTTATTTTGCTGGGATACGCCCTGTTCCTCTTCCTATACATCATGAAGGATCCTACTGATTTTAAGATGATCATTTGGGTGGGTCTGGCTGTTGGTGCGTCCTTCTTGGTGTCTTTCAACTGGTGGGAGGGCTACTTGAGACTTATCAGCAAGAGCAGCAGCTCTGTCTTCCTGAGAGAGCTGTGTAGAGACATGAGAAGGTGCCAGAACATGCTAAACATCCTCACCAGCCTGCTCAGGATTGCTGTGACCACCTGTGTGATCGGAGCCTACGTCCCTCTGGTCAAAATGGACTGGAACATTGTGACCTCCTTACCGAGCCGTGAGGCAAAAATTATAGCCATCATCATCGGGGTCCAGCTGATCTCATCTGCACTCTGCCACTGGTTTTCTTTGGTAGCCTGCAAGATGCATGCCCTGCGCCGATGCTTCATCCTGCCTTTGTACCTGGCCTCCCTGGCCGTCATAGTTCTGTTCGTCGTCCCCGTTATCGTTTACTATCAAGACTACAGAACTAGTTTGAACGGGACTTCAATCAACTTCTCAGGCTACTGCAATCAAGTTGTGGATGGAAGAAACCCAAGCCTGAATGGCAGTGTGTTCCCACAGCTGGTTTTGGatgtcacacacactctgtgctTCCTGGACATGTCCAAGATAGCTGACATTGGACTACTGACAG GCTCTGCACTGTCCTGGTGGCTCGGTCTTGTGTTGGCCACTCTCCACCTCTGGTACCTCAGTCTGTATCGCATCCAGAGGACTCAGGACCTGTTCATGAGAAGGCTATATGAAGGAGGATTTTTAGAGCAATCACTGCTTCTAAACACTCGATTTGACATCCAGACGACTGCAAAGCAGAAGAa ATTCACACCACTCGACCCGGTGAAGGTATTCCTATGTGCGACCATGTGGCATGAAACCTACGACGAAATGATGAAGATGCTTATTTCAATATTTCG ACTGGACAAGTACAGGCCGAAGAAGGAAGGGGAAAAAAGTGATGTGAACTTATCTTATTAA